From a region of the Cryptomeria japonica unplaced genomic scaffold, Sugi_1.0 HiC_scaffold_1150, whole genome shotgun sequence genome:
- the LOC131074738 gene encoding reticuline oxidase-like: MITQYQSIQYGWEIRVRSGGHSYGGLSYTSDVPFVKSQTAWVEAGATLGEVYFVISFPAGVCHTVGSGGHIAGGGLSFLSRKYGLVADNVLDTLLINASGKVMDKNTRRRRRELGSCHGGCP, translated from the exons ATGATTACACAATATCAAAG CATACAATACGGGTGGGAGATTCGTGTGCGAAGTGGAGGACACAGCTACGGCGGGCTGTCCTACACGTCCGACGTGCCCTTCGTAAAATCACAGACGGCTTGGGTGGAAGCGGGTGCAACTTTGGGTGAAGTCTACTTTGTCATTTCGTTTCCTGCTGGGGTTTGCCACACGGTTGGATCCGGCGGTCATATTGCTGGCGGAGGGCTTAGCTTCCTGTCGAGAAAATACGGCCTTGTGGCCGATAATGTGTTGGATACACTGCTGATAAATGCGTCAGGGAAGGTGATGGATAAGAACACAAGGCGGCGGCGGCGGGAGCTGGGGAGCTGTCACGGAGGCTGTCCATAG